A stretch of the Ornithodoros turicata isolate Travis chromosome 4, ASM3712646v1, whole genome shotgun sequence genome encodes the following:
- the LOC135393067 gene encoding progestin and adipoQ receptor family member 3-like, translating to MSDVVSNARALGSDVADRIKQFFFCVSPMVAERVFAAFDIFPVSSLNLCVVPSFVTMTPFTGVAALLDFFSWNRNARLFKCFWVQRLSLDDTVLMQGFQKLFSLFSGVVFVYRKDGAISCKNSFLSTVARCLSTLNSMVQPSKCSLSIEDVPEYMRHNAYIKLGYRDFVTTRECLRGIFSWHNETVNIWSNLLTVIILAILTVNDYKFRYDPVSTFDRYLSTAMSASYATMLVLSMFYHVFNCCSEKAFRFWYLWDFFGIWLSMITYTAGFTVLQFRRHLVWQCVYLITEAVIALFMCCLTFIPSLRKQEWDDTRTQAVGWFVVFSLLPLVHSECINPESVVRATAFGHWAVIGTLVLSFLVFSTRFPEAWHPGTVDLVGSSHQIWHIGISLSVVVAHELYFAYIEAYGKLASIQVVTA from the coding sequence ATGTCTGACGTCGTGTCCAACGCCCGTGCCCTTGGCAGCGATGTGGCTGATCGCATAAAAcagttctttttttgtgtgtcgcCCATGGTAGCTGAGCGAGTTTTCGCCGCGTTTGACATTTTCCCAGTGTCATCTCTCAACTTGTGTGTCGTTCCAAGTTTCGTCACCATGACTCCCTTCACCGGCGTTGCAGCACTGCTCGATTTCTTCAGTTGGAATCGAAATGCAAGACTCTTCAAGTGCTTTTGGGTGCAGCGGTTATCGTTGGATGACACGGTCCTAATGCAAGGATTCCAGAAATTATTTAGTTTGTTCAGTGGTGTTGTTTTCGTATACAGAAAGGATGGTGCGATCTCGTGCAAAAACAGTTTCCTGTCAACCGTCGCGCGCTGCTTGTCCACTTTAAACTCGATGGTGCAACCATCCAAGTGCTCGTTATCCATAGAGGATGTGCCAGAGTATATGCGCCACAATGCGTATATTAAGTTAGGTTATAGAGACTTTGTCACCACAAGAGAATGCCTTCGCGGGATCTTCTCCTGGCATAATGAAACGGTCAACATCTGGAGCAACTTACTGACTGTTATTATTTTAGCCATCTTGACAGTCAACGATTACAAGTTCCGTTACGACCCCGTGTCAACGTTCGACCGCTACCTCTCGACAGCGATGTCAGCGTCCTATGCGACCATGCTCGTGTTATCCATGTTCTACCACGTGTTCAACTGCTGCTCTGAAAAAGCATTCCGCTTCTGGTATCTGTGGGATTTTTTCGGAATCTGGCTCAGCATGATTACTTACACCGCTGGATTTACCGTGCTGCAGTTCAGACGCCACTTAGTGTGGCAGTGTGTTTATCTAATCACAGAAGCTGTAATTGCATTGTTCATGTGCTGCCTCACGTTCATTCCGAGTTTGCGAAAACAAGAGTGGGATGATACGCGAACCCAAGCGGTCGGATGGTTCGTCGTCTTCAGTTTACTACCCCTCGTTCATAGCGAGTGCATCAATCCTGAGAGTGTTGTTAGGGCAACAGCGTTCGGACATTGGGCCGTTATTGGGACTCTTGTGCTGTCATTCCTTGTATTCTCGACGCGTTTTCCGGAAGCTTGGCATCCAGGGACTGTGGATTTAGTTGGTTCAAGTCATCAGATATGGCATATCGGGATCTCGCTCAGCGTTGTTGTAGCCCACGAATTATACTTCGCCTACATCGAAGCATACGGGAAACTGGCCTCTATACAAGTCGTCACTGCTTAG
- the LOC135392385 gene encoding THAP domain-containing protein 2-like — MTMAWGRQNTFPCGRLKDDVLMARFPHSRPAVLKKWVQKMHRKNWAPSKSSVLCSRHFQEACFDRTGQTARLKSDAVPTKFDFPQHLLKRVQPRKPPPTRHNIEVEQDVNHEISEPGPSWAAGPGVLSPQQVRSSHNLAADHTYTVQKSPRTLKRKIDITVEALDNVKKKLKRSEENARRLKKKVLTAESVIEDLEKKSLVSSQCTDMLRGTLSDVQLDLVLHTLQNKAGKVSREQYSQSLRSFALTL; from the exons atgactatggcctggggcaGGCAGAACACATTCCCCTGTGGACGTCTGAAAGATGATGTCTTGATGGCAAG gttccctcacagtcgGCCAGCCGTGCTGAAGAAGTGGGTGCAGAAGATGCATCGCAAAAATTGGGCCCCATCTAAATCTTCGGTGCTCTGCAGCAGACACTTTCAGGAGGCCTGTTTCGATCGTACAGGGCAAACTGCGCGACTCAAGAGTGATGCTGTGCCTACAAAGTTTGACTTTCCACAGCACCTCCTGAAA AGGGTACAGCCAAGAAAACCACCTCCAACAAGACATAACATAGAGGTAGAGCAGGACGTCAACCATGAGATTTCAGAGCCAGGACCATCGTGGGCTGCAGGTCCAGGGGTCTTGTCACCTCAGCAGGTCCGATCCTCACATAACCTTGCTGCTGACCACACATACACAGTGCAAAAGAGTCCACGGACCTTAAAAAGGAAGATAGACatcacagttgaagcactggacaacgtgaagaagaagctgaaacgctctgaagaaaatgcccgaagactgaagaaaaaggtactCACTGCGGAGAGTGTTATAGAAGATCTCGAGAAGAAATCTCTCGTATCAAGTCAATGCACTGACATGCTTCGTGGCACCTTGTCTGATGTGCAGCTAGATTTAGTACTGCACACCCTACAGAACAAAGCTGGAAAAGTAAGCAGAGAGCAGTATTCCCAGTCACTGCGTAGCTTTGCGCTCACTCTCTAG